The Streptomyces sp. NL15-2K genome contains a region encoding:
- a CDS encoding phospholipid carrier-dependent glycosyltransferase: MTSTLPAVTTPTVPAQRQPVPKPGPAERTAPPSRLRSSRSDLLLCGVLLLAIMVVQGWNISDYPTLSDDEGTYLAQAWAVQEGRGLAHYTYWYDHPPFGWIQIAALTWIPAKLSPESMTVGSMRATMLVISGISAVLVYVLGRRLSLPRWAAGLGMVFFGLSPLSVVLQREIFLDNLAVMWTLLAFTLAASPSRHLWHHFGAGIAAATAVLTKETMLVILPALLVTMWRHSHRDTRKFALTGAITACTLIGFSYPLFALLKGELLPGSGHVSLWDGVKYQMTRPGSGFILDQGSGSYGVLQSWLYYDRILPLGGLAGALLLLATWRWSVTARALAGPALTVAILAALALRPNGYLPAMYVIQALPFLALVVAGGTASVAHGVLRRWRADGEKRYVTGGRYALAVVLAIAAGAYVVPRWYDGAHTAVTLDANAPYKAASKWLSSEVENPKDTRVLVDDAMWLDLVHAGYRPGLGVIWFYKADLDPAVTKTMPRGWKDIDYVVASPTVRRDAVDLPNVKAAIQHSTPVAVFGTGEDRIEIRQIQTTGSAAGGDR, from the coding sequence GTGACCTCCACCCTTCCCGCGGTGACCACTCCAACGGTCCCCGCGCAGAGACAACCTGTGCCCAAACCCGGTCCGGCCGAACGAACGGCCCCCCCGAGCCGGCTGCGTTCCTCCCGCTCCGACCTCCTGCTGTGCGGCGTGCTCCTCTTGGCGATCATGGTCGTGCAGGGCTGGAACATCAGCGACTACCCGACGCTCAGCGACGACGAGGGCACCTATCTCGCCCAGGCCTGGGCGGTCCAGGAGGGCAGGGGCCTCGCCCACTACACCTACTGGTACGACCACCCGCCGTTCGGCTGGATCCAGATAGCCGCGCTGACCTGGATACCCGCCAAGCTCAGCCCCGAGTCGATGACGGTCGGCTCGATGCGGGCGACGATGCTGGTGATCAGCGGCATCAGCGCGGTCCTGGTCTACGTCCTGGGCCGCCGCCTGTCCCTGCCCCGCTGGGCCGCCGGGCTCGGCATGGTGTTCTTCGGGCTCTCGCCCCTGTCCGTCGTCCTCCAGCGCGAGATCTTCCTCGACAACCTCGCGGTGATGTGGACGCTGCTCGCGTTCACCCTCGCCGCCTCCCCGAGCCGCCACCTCTGGCACCACTTCGGGGCGGGCATCGCGGCCGCCACGGCCGTCCTCACCAAGGAGACGATGCTCGTCATCCTGCCCGCGCTCCTGGTCACCATGTGGCGGCACAGCCACCGCGACACCCGCAAGTTCGCCCTCACCGGCGCCATCACGGCCTGCACGCTGATCGGCTTCTCGTACCCCCTCTTCGCCCTCCTCAAGGGCGAGTTGCTGCCCGGCAGCGGGCACGTCTCCCTCTGGGACGGCGTCAAGTACCAGATGACCAGGCCGGGTTCGGGCTTCATCCTCGACCAGGGCTCCGGCTCGTACGGCGTCCTGCAGTCGTGGCTCTACTACGACCGCATCCTGCCGCTCGGCGGCCTGGCCGGCGCGCTGCTGCTCCTGGCCACCTGGCGCTGGTCGGTCACCGCCCGCGCGCTGGCCGGACCGGCCCTGACGGTGGCGATCCTCGCCGCGCTGGCCCTGCGCCCCAACGGCTACCTGCCCGCGATGTACGTCATCCAGGCACTGCCCTTCCTCGCGCTCGTCGTCGCCGGAGGAACCGCGTCCGTCGCCCACGGCGTGCTGCGCAGGTGGCGGGCGGACGGAGAGAAACGGTACGTCACCGGCGGGCGGTACGCGCTCGCCGTCGTCCTCGCCATCGCCGCCGGCGCCTACGTCGTACCGCGCTGGTACGACGGCGCCCACACCGCCGTCACCCTCGACGCCAACGCCCCCTACAAGGCCGCCTCCAAGTGGCTGAGCAGCGAGGTGGAGAACCCGAAGGACACCCGGGTACTCGTCGACGACGCGATGTGGCTGGACCTGGTGCACGCCGGGTACCGGCCGGGTCTCGGCGTCATCTGGTTCTACAAGGCCGACCTCGACCCGGCGGTGACGAAGACGATGCCGCGCGGCTGGAAGGACATCGACTACGTCGTCGCCTCGCCGACGGTACGGCGCGACGCGGTCGACCTGCCCAACGTCAAGGCGGCCATCCAGCACTCGACACCGGTCGCCGTCTTCGGCACCGGTGAGGACCGGATCGAGATCCGGCAGATCCAGACCACCGGCAGCGCCGCAGGAGGCGACCGATGA
- a CDS encoding glycosyltransferase family 2 protein: MSQESIVPGELDDPASRAVEIPEPGAVTIVVPTFNESANVRQLLRQITESVPSRLPCEVVFVDDSTDDTPEVIQEAAKDCPFPVTVLHRDEPVGGLGGAVVEGMKAATSDWIVVMDGDCQHPPSLVPELVATGERANAGLVVASRYIKGGSRAGLAGSYRIAVSRGATWLTKSLFPRRLHGISDPMSGFFAIRRSAVTADVLQPLGYKILLELAVRSRPRGVTEVPFVFQDRFAGESKSTAQEGFRFLRHLVGLRSASPVARMVGFGLIGATGFVPNLLGLWALTAGGMHYVPAEILANQLGVAWNFLLIEHLLFRDRRRHRQWWDRAGRFALLANADLLLRIPLIALFVHRFGMGVLSATALALVTTFVLRFMATEALVYLPRRGRGGLDSGHTARRAV; the protein is encoded by the coding sequence ATGAGCCAGGAATCCATCGTCCCCGGAGAACTCGACGATCCGGCCTCACGGGCCGTCGAAATACCGGAACCGGGCGCCGTCACCATCGTCGTACCGACCTTCAACGAGTCCGCCAACGTACGGCAGTTGCTGCGACAGATCACCGAATCGGTGCCCTCCCGGCTGCCGTGCGAGGTCGTCTTCGTGGACGACTCCACCGACGACACCCCCGAGGTCATCCAGGAGGCGGCGAAGGACTGCCCCTTCCCGGTCACCGTCCTGCACCGGGACGAGCCGGTCGGCGGGCTCGGCGGCGCGGTCGTCGAGGGCATGAAGGCGGCCACCTCCGACTGGATCGTCGTCATGGACGGCGACTGCCAGCACCCGCCGTCCCTGGTACCGGAGTTGGTCGCCACCGGCGAGCGCGCGAACGCGGGCCTCGTCGTCGCCTCCCGCTACATCAAGGGCGGCAGCCGCGCCGGACTCGCGGGCAGCTACCGCATCGCCGTCTCACGCGGCGCGACCTGGCTGACCAAGTCCCTCTTCCCGCGCAGGCTGCACGGCATCAGCGACCCGATGAGCGGCTTCTTCGCGATCCGCCGCAGCGCGGTCACCGCCGACGTCCTCCAGCCGCTCGGCTACAAGATCCTCCTCGAACTCGCCGTGCGCAGCCGTCCGCGCGGCGTCACCGAGGTCCCGTTCGTCTTCCAGGACCGGTTCGCGGGGGAGTCCAAGTCGACCGCGCAGGAGGGCTTCCGCTTCCTGCGCCACCTGGTCGGCCTGCGCTCCGCCTCGCCGGTCGCCCGCATGGTCGGCTTCGGCCTGATCGGCGCGACGGGCTTCGTGCCCAACCTGCTCGGCCTGTGGGCGCTCACCGCCGGCGGCATGCACTACGTACCGGCCGAGATCCTCGCCAACCAGCTCGGGGTGGCCTGGAACTTCCTGCTCATCGAGCATCTGCTCTTCCGCGACCGGCGCCGGCACCGCCAGTGGTGGGACCGCGCCGGCCGGTTCGCGCTGCTCGCCAACGCCGATCTGCTGCTGCGCATCCCGCTGATCGCGCTGTTCGTCCACCGTTTCGGAATGGGCGTGCTGTCCGCCACCGCGCTCGCGCTGGTGACGACCTTCGTCCTGCGCTTCATGGCGACCGAAGCGCTGGTCTATCTGCCGCGCAGGGGCCGCGGGGGCCTCGACAGCGGTCATACCGCAAGGAGAGCCGTGTGA
- a CDS encoding galactose oxidase-like domain-containing protein, protein MTRYRRRTALVGVGALTAGLLLTSPQSASAANLVKNAGFETAGTADMPYCWEKSGWGDNDFTFSTVNDAHSGSKAMKVELTRRVNGDRKALITESTECAPVVTAGKQYDLGLWYKSTTPDTSLTLFRHDATAGWQYWTDLKTLDMAGSWTQATVRTPEVPAGTDRITWGVSVYGTGSATTDDYSMEQVADPVPDPVCTGTPAECANGKWDVLPMENPVRSMHSVVLHNGKVLLIAGSGNSEEQFNAGTFTSAVYDPATGKYKIIPTPKDMFCAGHVQLQDGRVLVMSGNKAYPVPGGHGYEGYKDSYIFDPATETYTKTNDMNDGHWYPSATALGNGDVISFGGLKEDSTGSVTAELWSDAEQQWLPTWKVNQTWSYWGLYPSMILMQDGRLFYSGSHVFGNNIPGTGSAIYDYDANTITQIPGLQKKDERDQSASVLLPPAQDQKVLTLGGGNIDSNPEGNRLTDVIDLKSANPAYVAGPPIPQGTVDFGNGPVPQTGNQGKMYVSAVLMPDGKVLETGGALHNRADPVFETSIYDPATNTFDPVAVDPQARGYHSSAFLLPDGRVMTTGDNPGNGTWNHKVSIYTPPYLLKGARPAITSVIDTEWNYGDTQRITVDRPIAKAELIRPAAVTHSSDPNQRFVDLPLSVDGNNIDLNVTSNPNLAPPGWYMLFAVDANGVPSVAKWVHLQGPAALSATDGSAHVHSFADSLEGTVTEPGKKKTSQKVSPTVSGCDRHYGSINVCVPTAFPDEVKATTAARCTWLAKNDYGRLKVNGKDDPLRLDRNKDGVACGKGDIRRR, encoded by the coding sequence TTGACCAGATACAGGCGAAGAACCGCACTCGTCGGCGTGGGCGCGCTCACCGCCGGCCTGCTCCTCACCTCACCCCAGTCCGCCTCCGCCGCCAACCTCGTGAAGAACGCCGGCTTCGAGACCGCCGGCACGGCCGACATGCCGTACTGCTGGGAGAAGTCCGGCTGGGGCGACAACGACTTCACCTTCTCCACCGTGAACGACGCCCACTCGGGCTCCAAGGCCATGAAGGTGGAGCTGACCCGCCGGGTCAACGGCGACCGCAAGGCGCTGATCACCGAGTCCACCGAGTGCGCGCCCGTCGTCACGGCGGGCAAGCAGTACGACCTCGGCCTCTGGTACAAGTCGACGACCCCGGACACCTCCCTCACGCTCTTCCGGCACGACGCCACGGCGGGCTGGCAGTACTGGACCGACCTCAAGACGCTGGACATGGCCGGCAGCTGGACCCAGGCCACCGTCCGCACCCCCGAGGTCCCGGCCGGCACCGACCGCATCACCTGGGGCGTCTCCGTCTACGGCACGGGCTCGGCGACCACCGACGACTACTCGATGGAGCAGGTCGCCGACCCGGTTCCGGACCCGGTGTGCACGGGCACGCCGGCGGAGTGCGCCAACGGCAAGTGGGACGTGCTGCCCATGGAGAACCCGGTGCGCTCCATGCACTCGGTCGTCCTCCACAACGGCAAGGTGCTGCTGATCGCGGGCTCCGGCAACAGCGAGGAGCAGTTCAACGCGGGCACGTTCACCTCGGCGGTGTACGACCCGGCGACCGGTAAGTACAAGATCATCCCCACCCCGAAGGACATGTTCTGCGCCGGGCACGTCCAGCTCCAGGACGGGCGGGTGCTGGTGATGAGCGGCAACAAGGCGTACCCGGTGCCGGGCGGGCACGGCTACGAGGGCTACAAGGACTCGTACATCTTCGACCCGGCCACCGAGACGTACACCAAGACCAACGACATGAACGACGGCCACTGGTACCCGTCGGCGACCGCCCTCGGCAACGGTGACGTCATCTCCTTCGGCGGGCTGAAGGAGGACTCCACCGGCTCGGTCACGGCGGAGCTGTGGTCGGACGCCGAGCAGCAGTGGCTGCCGACGTGGAAGGTCAACCAGACCTGGTCCTACTGGGGTCTGTACCCGTCGATGATCCTGATGCAGGACGGCCGCCTCTTCTACTCGGGCAGCCATGTCTTCGGCAACAACATCCCGGGCACGGGATCGGCGATCTACGACTACGACGCGAACACGATCACGCAGATCCCCGGCCTGCAGAAGAAGGACGAGCGCGACCAGTCGGCGAGCGTGCTGCTGCCCCCGGCGCAGGACCAGAAGGTCCTCACCCTCGGCGGCGGCAACATCGACTCCAACCCGGAGGGCAACCGGCTGACCGACGTCATCGACCTGAAGTCCGCCAACCCGGCGTACGTCGCCGGGCCGCCGATCCCGCAGGGCACGGTCGACTTCGGCAACGGCCCGGTGCCGCAGACCGGCAACCAGGGCAAGATGTACGTCTCCGCGGTCCTGATGCCCGACGGCAAGGTCCTGGAGACCGGCGGCGCGCTGCACAACCGCGCCGACCCGGTCTTCGAGACGTCCATCTACGACCCGGCGACCAACACCTTCGATCCGGTCGCCGTCGACCCGCAGGCCCGCGGCTACCACTCCTCCGCGTTCCTCCTCCCCGACGGCCGCGTGATGACCACCGGCGACAACCCGGGCAACGGCACCTGGAACCACAAGGTGTCGATCTACACCCCGCCCTATCTGCTCAAGGGCGCGCGTCCGGCGATCACTTCGGTGATCGACACCGAGTGGAACTACGGCGACACCCAGCGGATCACCGTCGACCGGCCCATCGCGAAGGCCGAGCTGATCCGCCCGGCCGCCGTCACCCACTCCTCCGACCCCAACCAGCGGTTCGTGGACCTGCCGCTGTCGGTGGACGGCAACAACATCGACCTGAACGTGACGAGCAACCCCAACCTGGCCCCGCCCGGCTGGTACATGCTCTTCGCGGTCGACGCCAACGGCGTGCCGTCGGTGGCCAAGTGGGTGCACCTCCAGGGCCCTGCCGCGCTCAGCGCGACGGACGGCTCGGCGCACGTCCACTCCTTCGCCGACTCCCTCGAGGGCACGGTCACCGAGCCCGGCAAGAAGAAGACCTCGCAGAAGGTCAGCCCGACCGTCTCCGGCTGCGACCGGCACTACGGCTCGATCAACGTCTGCGTGCCGACCGCCTTCCCGGACGAGGTGAAGGCGACGACGGCCGCCCGCTGCACCTGGCTGGCGAAGAACGACTACGGCCGCCTGAAGGTCAACGGCAAGGACGACCCGCTGCGGCTCGACCGCAACAAGGACGGCGTGGCCTGCGGGAAGGGGGACATCAGGCGCCGCTGA
- a CDS encoding glycosyltransferase: protein MLTSVFIAAVSLALFWMAAFTLWWQMHAWRTPEVLASTRFSSPEGGEQLSFSLLLPARHEQAVLDHTIQRLLESSHTDYEIIVIVGHDDPETTAVACDAAERDPRVRVVVDTHDKKNKPKAMNTALPHCRGDVVGVFDAEDQVHPELLAHVDHAFRATGADVVQGGVQLINFHSSWYSLRNCLEYFFWFRSRLHLHAQKGFIPLGGNTVFVRTDVLREADGWDPDCLAEDCDLGVRLSSVGKKVVVAYDSDMVTKEETPGSLMSLLKQRTRWNQGFLQVYRKKDWKQLPGFGQRLLARYTLMTPFMQAFTGVIIPLNVAIALFLDVPVSIAFVTFLPLVTAMVTFVFELVGLHDFGKQYGLRVRFVHYLKLIVGGPFYQVLLAGAAVRAVWREQRGRNDWELTTHVGAHLTGPTGTAVTREDVPA, encoded by the coding sequence TTGCTTACGTCTGTCTTCATCGCTGCCGTCTCGCTGGCCTTGTTCTGGATGGCGGCCTTCACCTTGTGGTGGCAAATGCACGCGTGGCGTACGCCCGAAGTGCTCGCCTCCACCCGCTTCAGCAGCCCGGAGGGCGGCGAGCAGCTGTCCTTCTCGCTGCTCCTTCCGGCGCGGCACGAACAAGCCGTGCTCGACCACACCATCCAGCGGCTGCTGGAGTCGAGCCACACCGACTACGAGATCATCGTGATCGTCGGGCACGACGACCCGGAGACCACGGCGGTCGCCTGCGACGCCGCGGAGCGCGATCCGCGCGTGAGGGTCGTCGTCGACACCCACGACAAGAAGAACAAGCCCAAGGCCATGAACACGGCGCTGCCGCACTGCCGCGGTGACGTCGTCGGGGTCTTCGACGCCGAGGACCAGGTCCATCCGGAGCTCCTCGCCCACGTCGACCACGCCTTCCGGGCCACCGGCGCCGACGTCGTCCAGGGCGGCGTCCAGCTCATCAACTTCCACTCCAGCTGGTACAGCCTGCGCAACTGCCTGGAGTACTTCTTCTGGTTCCGCTCCCGGCTGCACCTGCACGCGCAGAAAGGGTTCATCCCGCTCGGCGGCAACACCGTCTTCGTACGGACCGATGTGCTGCGCGAAGCCGACGGCTGGGACCCCGACTGCCTCGCCGAGGACTGCGACCTGGGCGTGAGGCTCTCCAGCGTCGGCAAGAAGGTCGTCGTCGCCTACGACTCCGACATGGTGACCAAGGAGGAGACCCCCGGTTCGCTGATGTCGCTGCTGAAGCAGCGCACCCGCTGGAACCAGGGCTTCCTCCAGGTGTACCGGAAGAAGGACTGGAAGCAGCTCCCGGGCTTCGGGCAGCGGCTGCTCGCCCGCTACACCCTGATGACGCCGTTCATGCAGGCATTCACCGGCGTCATCATCCCGCTCAACGTGGCGATCGCGCTCTTCCTCGACGTGCCCGTGAGCATCGCCTTCGTCACCTTCCTGCCGCTCGTCACCGCCATGGTGACCTTCGTCTTCGAGCTCGTCGGACTGCACGACTTCGGCAAGCAGTACGGCCTGCGCGTCCGCTTCGTCCACTACCTCAAGCTCATCGTGGGCGGCCCCTTCTACCAGGTGCTCCTCGCCGGGGCCGCCGTCCGCGCCGTATGGCGTGAGCAACGCGGCCGCAACGACTGGGAACTGACCACGCACGTCGGCGCACATCTCACCGGACCGACCGGTACCGCAGTGACCCGAGAGGACGTCCCCGCGTGA